From the Vibrio tubiashii ATCC 19109 genome, the window CAGTGCTTCGGTGATTGTTATTGGTAGCGAAGACGCAATTTCTACCATTCGTAACCTAAAAGAGATGGGCTTTTACTATGTGTTTTGGCCAATCACTAAACAAGAGCTGATAGATTTTGTTCGTAACGTAAACAATAACCGCCAACGAAACTCTGGTTTAGGTAAGGATCGCACAGCAAAAAAAGTCGGTATTTGGGGTACAAAAGGTGGTGTCGGCGCAACTATGTTGACGGCTGAAATTGCTTTTGAACTATCGAACCTAAAAAAATCGAGTAGTTTGGTGGTCGATCATGATTTTCGTGGCGGCAATTTGGATATCTTCTTGGGTCTTAAGCGATTTGAGAAGAAACCCGTTTCGAGAGCCTCGCTCGCATCAAGCGTCGATACAACCTATGCCAAGAGCATGGTGAAAAAGGTCGACAACATGTTGGCGGTCATGTCGCTTGAATCGGATGACCTTAATGAGCTAGAGCTGAAGGAGTACGTTCGTACGCTAACGGCAGAGCTTGCCGGCAACTACAACTTCATTATCGAAGATTTGTCCCGAGCGAGTAACTCTAAGCAAGATCTCGATTATATCTCAACGTCCTGCGATGTGATTGTGTTGCTAATGGAGCCAACGGTCTCTAGTGTTCGCGAAGCTAAGCGTACGATGCGTAGCTTGGAAATGGCGGATTCTAACGCTCGTTGCTTGTTTGTTCTGAACTACACCATTGCAGAAAAAGCCGCAACGATTAGCCCTGATGACATTAAAGAGTTTTTAGGCCGTGAGCCTGATGTGGTTCTGCCGAATGAGCCAAGAATGAGTAAGTTAGTTTTAGAACAAAAACACATTTACCAGCATGACTATCAAGTCAGCCAAAACCTGCATAAGCTCACCGCTATGCTGCTCGGTCAATCCGATGAAGGCGACAAAAACAGTTGGCTGGGTCGAATGCTGAAGCGAGGCAAATAATGGACATCAATAAGTCAGCTTATGTTCAGATCCGCAAGCAGATTTTCGAAGCGCTAGATGCGGAAGTTGTTCAAAGTCTGTCTAAAGAGGCGCTAACGGTTCAGCTATCTAACGCCGTCGATATGCTGATCGACAAACTTGGGTTCTCAGTAGCAAGTATTATCCGTCGTGAGTATGTCAAAGGACTTGTCGACGAGTTGCATGGACTCGGTCCTTTGCAATCTTTAATGGAAGATGAGTCGATCAGTGACATCATGATCAATGGCTGTGACAACGTGTTTGTCGAGCGCTACGGCCTGGTAGAGAAAGCCAATGTCTCCTTTATTGACGAAGACCAGTTACAGCAAATTGCTAAGCGTATCGCTAGCCGAGTCGGTAGACGTGTTGATGAATCTTCGCCAACCTGTGATGCCCGATTGCCTGATGGAAGTCGCGTTAATATCGTTATTCCACCTATTGCGATTGATGGTACGTCTATCTCAATCCGAAAATTTAAAAAGCAATCCATAGAGCTTTCTGAACTGGTTGAATTTGGTGCGATGAGCCCTGAGATGGGACGCATCTTAATGATTGCTGCTCGCTGCCGACTCAATATTTTGATATCTGGTGGTACGGGTTCAGGTAAGACAACCATGCTTAATGCCTTGTCTCAATACGTCTCAGAGAAAGAACGCATTGTGACTATCGAAGACGCGGCGGAGTTGAAACTGTTGCAGCCACATGTTGTGCGTTTGGAAACTCGTACCGCAGGTATCGAAGGTTCAGGTGCTATTAATCAGCGCGATTTAGTGATCAACTCACTCCGTATGCGTCCTGATCGAATTATTGTTGGTGAATGTCGTGGCGCAGAAGCGTTTGAAATGCTTCAGGCTATGAATACCGGCCACGATGGTTCTATGTCTACTCTGCACGCCAATACCCCCCGAGATGCACTGGCAAGGGTAGAGTCAATGGTGATGATGGCGACGAGCAGTTTGCCACTAGAAGCGATTCGCCGGACGATTGTTAGTGCTGTCGATCTCGTGGTGCAAATCAGTCGCTTGCACGATGGTAGCCGCAAAGTGATGAGTATTACTGAAGTTGTTGGTATCGAAGGCTCAAACGTTGTATTGGAAGAAATGTTCCGTTTTCAACCCGCTTCAATGGGCAATGAAGATGGCAAAATTCGTGGGCGCTTTGTCACTGCAGGCCTTATGCAGCGCTCGGTTCTGGTTGAGAAAGCCAAATACTTTGGTCTAGAACAGCAGCTAACCGAAGCCTTTAATGTTGGTGAACCTGCATGATCTATTGGTTGGCCTTGATTCTTGGTGGATTGACCTTGCTGGTGGCGTTTTGGCCAAGAAAAAGCGAGCAAAAAAACTACTATTTGGAAGAAGCAAACACATCATTAATGGTTAGTTCCATTGATGAAGCTCAACAAGCGGTTGACCTTAAAGCGCTATCTGACAAAACCTTCATCGATGTATTGAAAGCAAGAAGCAAAAACGTAAAGCGTCAGTTAGGCAAAATGGCTGAGGTGAAATTGACGATCTTTAGCCTCGTCTTAGTGATTGGTGGAATAGTGCTCAACAATAAGTATTTGCAGACAAACTTGTTGGTGGTCGTTTCAAGCGTGTTAGTGCTTGGCTGGGTATTTGGCTATTTATGGTTGCAAAAGCGTCAGCGTCAGGCTTTCGAAAGTGCCTTCCCTGATGCGTTAAATATGCTTTCTAGTGCGGTAAGTTCGGGTGAGAGTATTATGCATGCCATCATCTATGTCGGACGTACTCTACAGGGTGAAGTTGGTAATGAATTTAAGCGTATGGGGGAGAGGCTTCAGCTCGGAGAAACACCAGACAATGTATTTCGTAAATCTTGTGACCGCTTTCCTTATCCTTCTTTCTATTTTTTCGTTATAACCTTGCGCGCAAACATGCAGCGTGGCGGTCAGTTGAAAGATGTTATTGCGCGCTTAAATCGACTGATGTTCGATGCGAGAGCAATAGAGAAGAAAAAATACGCTCTGACTGCGGAAGCGCGGATGTCAGCGAAGATCGTCGCGGTGATCCCTTTTTCTGTGCTGTTCTTGCTCCAGTTTGTTAGTCCTGACAATTTTGAGTTCTTGCTATTTGATCCGGCAGGAAAACCCATCCTTTACTACTTGATTGGCAGTGAATTTATCGGTCTGTTGATTGTTTGGATGTTGATGAGAGGGGCGCAAAAATAATGTCAGCGCATTTGATCATTTTTATCACCCTTGTGCTTATCACCCTAGGTATCGCGATTGTTGGTTACCAGATCTGGAGTACGGCCAAGCGTCGTAAGATGCTAAAAACCTACGCGTTACTGGACGATAAAAGCCAAGAAAAGAAGCACGATACTGATAGCCATCTAGAACAGGCATTAGAAAAACTGACTTCTTCATTCTCTTCTCAGGAAGATGACATTAAGGAGAAGTTAGAGGAGGCTGGCCTACACAATCAGAATTTAGCTAAGTACTACATGCACTTTAAGTATGGGGTATCAATACTCGGTGTTTTTCTTATCTACCTTGTAGCAAATATGTACTCATTGCCTTCTTCAAAAATGATAGCGGGTATGGCCGTTTGGTTTATTGCGTGTATCATTATTCCTGACTCGTTACTCGCGGCAAAAAAGAAGGCGCGCCAGCAACGTATTTCCGGACAGTTACCTTATTTGCTTGATCTGATGGCCATTTGTGTTCAAACCGGCATGACGCTAGAAGCAACGATTAAGTATCTCTCTTTAGAGCTAAGGGCGTTTGATAAAGAACTTGCTCTGCTACTGACTAAAGTGGATGACCGGGCAAAAATTGTCAGTCTAGAGAGGGCACTAGACGAACTGTATGAAAAACTGCCGACTCCTGAGATCCGTAGTTTTGTCATGACCTTAAAACAGAGCCTGCAATATGGCTCATCCATTTATCAAGTGCTGACCACGCTTGCGTCAGACATTCGTGACGTCAACATGCTCGCGGCTGAAGAGCGCATTGGCAAACTGGCTGCAAAAATGTCTATGCCATTGATTGTATTCATCATGATGCCGATTGTGGTGATCATCTTGGCACCTGCTGTAATGAGGTTTATGGACCATGTATAAATTAATACTGTTATCAGCTTTGCTACTGAGTGGTTGCGCAACCACACAGACTTCAGACCCTAGTTCAGTGATTAATGCGAATAAAGAGCAGATGTATGTTGAAGCAAACAACCAGGAAAAGCTCATTGAGTTTTACAAGCAAGAGTTGCGCGAGCAGGAAAGTGCTGACATTCGTATCAAACTAGCGCGCACCTATTTAGCGATAGAGGACCCAGAGTCCGCAATTTTTGCTATCAGTCAACTTGATGAAAAATCGAAAGGTTTTGATGCTTATCTGATATTAGCCAAAGCTCACTTTCAGCTAGGAGAGATCGAACCGTCAGTTGAGAATGTATCCGCAGCGCTGTCGTTAAACCCTAAGAGTGGTGAAGCGTATAATCTTGCTGGCGTGTTAGCTGCGGTGGAAGGGAAATTTGAGCTAGCGGAGCAGAACTTCATCGAGGCAAGAAAACTGTTCTACAGCGATGACGCAGTGAAAAACAACCTAGCAACCTTGTATCTGATTCAGGGACATTACAAACGTAGTTACGACTTATTACTTTCTGTTTATCAGGCTAATCCAAAAGATGCCAAAACCGAAGCTAACCTCGTTATTGCTTTGGTGAAGTTAGGCGATCTCGACCAAGCTCAGCAAATGCTTGAAGACAAATATGATCCTAAACAGACACAGCAAATCATAAATTCAATCCGCGTTGGTGATTTCAGCAATGCGAACTTTGAGTCTTAAACCATGTTAATTCTACGCAAACAACGCGGTGTAGCGTCTATAGAGTTTGGCCTTGGTTTTATGGCGTTTTTCTTGATGATTATGCTCTGGGCCGAAATGGGTTATTTGGCTTACGTTTCCTCCGCTAATGACCTTGCAATTGCTGAAGCTTCACGCAGTGCTAAAACCACCAATATGGCTGCTAGTCGAGGCTCACAGCAAACCCAGTTTATGGCTGAGTTCAAACGAATCATTCGTCAGCAAGCGGGTGTTCTTGGCAATATTATTGACCCTAACAAATACAAACTAACCGTACACTACTTTGCTTCTATTGATGAGTTAGGTCGTCACAATGGAGCGATTGATGACACCTGTTCACAGAACGAAAGTCAAAGTGAAGCGGAGTGCGGAAATCCAACAGACAGTGCGCTTGCGATATATAGAGTCGAATATGACTACACGCCAATGCTCGCCTTCTTTATGCAAGGGAGCAGCAGCCTGACAAGAGAAGTCGTTGTAATTCAGGAGTTCGAGCGTGACCAATTTAAAATCTAACCAACGTGGTGTGTTCTCTATAGAGTTTGCTTTGCTTGGGGTCGTATTCTCAACCATGTTGATTTTTACTGCTGACATTGTGGGTAAACTCTCGGTGCAAGGAAAGCTAGATAGATTGTCTTATTCCCTAGTTAATGTGATCAAAGAGCGTACCCAGTTCTATGGTAAAGACAATTACGATATCGATAACAAGATGGTGACCGATATTTATAAGATAGCCACTGGTTCAATGCAGAGAACCATGGGCAGTTATCAGGCCAGTAATGTGGGTGGCGAGTTTGAACTGCTTACTTTTGATCTTAACGGCAAGCCATCTTCGACGCGAATCTCCAAAGGCACCGGATGCGCTTTGGGACAAACAATCTCGCAGCAGGAAGACCTTTCTATGGTGACTTCATGGGGACGCCGAGCAACCCTCTATCGCGTGACCTTGTGTTACGAAACCGATAACTGGGCAGGGCCTTTATTTGATGAAGAGTTCACCACCATACAATCATCCTCTCTGATGATGGGGCGTTAATCATGCACAGTTCTAAAAGAAAGCAAGGTGGGCATGCCGCTCTGTTATTTGCTCTGACTATTCCCGGAATGTGGGGATTTTTCACGCTCGCCATTGACGGTTCGCGCGCACTGCAAACCAAAGCTAGGTTAGGGGATGCCTCTGAAGTTGCCGCCTTGGCCTTAGCGGCGAGAAATAGCTCAAATCTTAGCGAGAACAAAAAATTAGCTGAAGATTACATTAGTACATATGTGACTGACTCGGATATCTCGATTACTAAGGTTGAAAGAAGTGAGTGTCACGTATCCGAGAATCTCGATTGTGATGGTGCCAACCGATATTCACAGTATTCGCTAGAAGTGTCGATCAACCAAGATGCTTGGCTACCAACACAAGAATTTGTCGGTTTTGGTGACAACTATGATGTCGCGCATGCAGCGACGGCCCGCAAGTATCAAGGCGACAGTATCGATGTGTCGTTTGTTATGGATTACTCCGGTTCAATGAATGAAAGGTGGCAAGGTAAACCGAAATACAAACATGTTCGTGACATCATCAATTCTGTACTGAAAGAGTTAGAAAGTTATCAGGGCATACAAGAGATCAAAAACAAGGTTTCCTTAGTCCCTTATTCAGAGTTTACAGCGCGACCAAAAGACAATTTTTCTTGTGGCTGGGGGAAACCTAAGCCTATGAAGTTTGTTGATGAGCTCTACTACAAAAAAAAGAACGGTAAATACAAACTTGATGCGCAGAAAACGGTTGATAGATGGCAGCAAAGCCGAGCGAATGACAAAAATATGGTATGCGCCCATAACTTATATGATAGCTCTACTACTCGATATAAGAACGTTTCATTTACCGATAACTTCGACCTACTGAGATCTGAGATGAACAAATTTAGCCCAGGAGGAGCTACGGCTTCTTACCAAGGGATCATCAAATCGGCCCAGTACTTTGAACAGTTATCCGATCCTAACCCACGCCAGCTTATGGTTATTTTATCTGATGGTGATGATACTAACGGTGGCAATGGCCCTATGAGTCGTCATGAACCTGTGCCAACCAAAGCCCTTATTAACCAGGGTCTGTGCAATGATATTCGCGCAGAGCTAAATAGCCGTAAAACATCGGACAATCGACCTGTGACATTCCAAATCGCTTTGATCGGATTTGACTATAAAGTAGGGAGAAACCCATTAACTCAATGTGTTGGCGAAGACAATGTCTATGATGCCGCTAACCCTGATGAACTCTTAGACATCATCCTTAACCTAATTTCAGAAGAAATCGGACACTTAAAATGATCTTTAAATTCAACAAGCTCTTTATTGTTTCGGCTCTCGTTTCTAGCTCAACAGTCATCGCCAATGACGCTAGTAACATTGCATTTGAACAGGTATGCGGAACTCAATCAGGAGCGACGTATATTCAGGTTGAGTCTGGTACGGCGGTTTCTGTCATTCCGAATGCAGGAAATATGTATCAGGTGCAAACTGAAGCAAAAGAGCTAGACACTCGTCACTTTGTCGATCGTCTCGCCAGCCAGTTTGCTCTTGAGCGAGAGTGTGCCGAGTACTTAGTCAATAATGGTCAATTTATTTCTGGTCAGTATGGTGATCTGTTAGCGAGTGTTTATTTTGACTTTGACCGTGCGAATCTAACGCCAGTGTCGAAGCAAATACTTGACCGCATCATTGAAATAGCGGACTCACCAAGTAATGAGTTTGTATTGACTGGGCACACCGACAGCACAGGGCCACAGGAGTATAACTTTCAGTTGGGCTTAAAGCGCGCAGGCAGTGTGCAGGCTTATTTATCAGAGCTGGGGCTAGATAACACTCAGATTGATTCAAAAGGTGAAACAGAGCCCAAGGCGAGTAATACCACTTCACAAGGGCGCGAACAAAATCGCCGTGTTGAAGTTACGTTATAGGTAATAAATGAGGCGCTAAGGCGCCTCATTTAATGTTTGAAAGCCAGAATAAATACGGGTGAAAGTCGTAAACCAGCATGCAGCACCAAAGAGGAAAGCGATAACAGCGAAATGTTGAGGCAATAGGCAAAACAGTATAAAGCAGCCTATTGTCTCGGTTCCTTCGGTGAGCCCACTCATGTAATAGAGTGACTTATTCTTATACACAGGGTTGTCGATGCCGCGTTTTCCGGCCATCACCGCAAAAGCTAAAAAACTTGTCCCCGTACCGATAAAAGAAAAAATCAAAAACGCTCCGGCAACGGCGTTTTGCTCTGGGTTGGCAAGCACAAAGCCAAATGGGATCAGCGAGTAAAATAGAAAATCTAAGCTAATATCGAGAAAGCCGCCCGCATCCGAAATCCCTTGAATACGTGCCAATGCTCCATCAAGTCCATCACATATCCGATTGAGCAGCACAAAGACCAGAGCTAGTGTGTATTGCTCTGCAATCAAAGCAGGAAAGGCTAAACAACCTAAGGCAAAGCCAAACAGTGTTGTCTGATTTGCGGTAACCCCAAGCTTATCCAGTACCTTGGCTGACTGAGCTAAAGGCCAAC encodes:
- a CDS encoding AAA family ATPase — encoded protein: MFDLVDKLQSKPLEDTVKKETITSVLFHQTQECVDLVDEAFRFENINVPTMVPNGDEKIKQHVRESLVEIVIVELNLSENVTKDMERISHLLPNSASVIVIGSEDAISTIRNLKEMGFYYVFWPITKQELIDFVRNVNNNRQRNSGLGKDRTAKKVGIWGTKGGVGATMLTAEIAFELSNLKKSSSLVVDHDFRGGNLDIFLGLKRFEKKPVSRASLASSVDTTYAKSMVKKVDNMLAVMSLESDDLNELELKEYVRTLTAELAGNYNFIIEDLSRASNSKQDLDYISTSCDVIVLLMEPTVSSVREAKRTMRSLEMADSNARCLFVLNYTIAEKAATISPDDIKEFLGREPDVVLPNEPRMSKLVLEQKHIYQHDYQVSQNLHKLTAMLLGQSDEGDKNSWLGRMLKRGK
- a CDS encoding CpaF family protein, whose protein sequence is MDINKSAYVQIRKQIFEALDAEVVQSLSKEALTVQLSNAVDMLIDKLGFSVASIIRREYVKGLVDELHGLGPLQSLMEDESISDIMINGCDNVFVERYGLVEKANVSFIDEDQLQQIAKRIASRVGRRVDESSPTCDARLPDGSRVNIVIPPIAIDGTSISIRKFKKQSIELSELVEFGAMSPEMGRILMIAARCRLNILISGGTGSGKTTMLNALSQYVSEKERIVTIEDAAELKLLQPHVVRLETRTAGIEGSGAINQRDLVINSLRMRPDRIIVGECRGAEAFEMLQAMNTGHDGSMSTLHANTPRDALARVESMVMMATSSLPLEAIRRTIVSAVDLVVQISRLHDGSRKVMSITEVVGIEGSNVVLEEMFRFQPASMGNEDGKIRGRFVTAGLMQRSVLVEKAKYFGLEQQLTEAFNVGEPA
- a CDS encoding type II secretion system F family protein, with the protein product MIYWLALILGGLTLLVAFWPRKSEQKNYYLEEANTSLMVSSIDEAQQAVDLKALSDKTFIDVLKARSKNVKRQLGKMAEVKLTIFSLVLVIGGIVLNNKYLQTNLLVVVSSVLVLGWVFGYLWLQKRQRQAFESAFPDALNMLSSAVSSGESIMHAIIYVGRTLQGEVGNEFKRMGERLQLGETPDNVFRKSCDRFPYPSFYFFVITLRANMQRGGQLKDVIARLNRLMFDARAIEKKKYALTAEARMSAKIVAVIPFSVLFLLQFVSPDNFEFLLFDPAGKPILYYLIGSEFIGLLIVWMLMRGAQK
- a CDS encoding type II secretion system F family protein, which translates into the protein MSAHLIIFITLVLITLGIAIVGYQIWSTAKRRKMLKTYALLDDKSQEKKHDTDSHLEQALEKLTSSFSSQEDDIKEKLEEAGLHNQNLAKYYMHFKYGVSILGVFLIYLVANMYSLPSSKMIAGMAVWFIACIIIPDSLLAAKKKARQQRISGQLPYLLDLMAICVQTGMTLEATIKYLSLELRAFDKELALLLTKVDDRAKIVSLERALDELYEKLPTPEIRSFVMTLKQSLQYGSSIYQVLTTLASDIRDVNMLAAEERIGKLAAKMSMPLIVFIMMPIVVIILAPAVMRFMDHV
- a CDS encoding tetratricopeptide repeat protein, which gives rise to MYKLILLSALLLSGCATTQTSDPSSVINANKEQMYVEANNQEKLIEFYKQELREQESADIRIKLARTYLAIEDPESAIFAISQLDEKSKGFDAYLILAKAHFQLGEIEPSVENVSAALSLNPKSGEAYNLAGVLAAVEGKFELAEQNFIEARKLFYSDDAVKNNLATLYLIQGHYKRSYDLLLSVYQANPKDAKTEANLVIALVKLGDLDQAQQMLEDKYDPKQTQQIINSIRVGDFSNANFES
- a CDS encoding TadE/TadG family type IV pilus assembly protein, which produces MLILRKQRGVASIEFGLGFMAFFLMIMLWAEMGYLAYVSSANDLAIAEASRSAKTTNMAASRGSQQTQFMAEFKRIIRQQAGVLGNIIDPNKYKLTVHYFASIDELGRHNGAIDDTCSQNESQSEAECGNPTDSALAIYRVEYDYTPMLAFFMQGSSSLTREVVVIQEFERDQFKI
- the tadF gene encoding tight adherence pilus pseudopilin TadF, whose product is MTNLKSNQRGVFSIEFALLGVVFSTMLIFTADIVGKLSVQGKLDRLSYSLVNVIKERTQFYGKDNYDIDNKMVTDIYKIATGSMQRTMGSYQASNVGGEFELLTFDLNGKPSSTRISKGTGCALGQTISQQEDLSMVTSWGRRATLYRVTLCYETDNWAGPLFDEEFTTIQSSSLMMGR
- a CDS encoding pilus assembly protein TadG-related protein, encoding MHSSKRKQGGHAALLFALTIPGMWGFFTLAIDGSRALQTKARLGDASEVAALALAARNSSNLSENKKLAEDYISTYVTDSDISITKVERSECHVSENLDCDGANRYSQYSLEVSINQDAWLPTQEFVGFGDNYDVAHAATARKYQGDSIDVSFVMDYSGSMNERWQGKPKYKHVRDIINSVLKELESYQGIQEIKNKVSLVPYSEFTARPKDNFSCGWGKPKPMKFVDELYYKKKNGKYKLDAQKTVDRWQQSRANDKNMVCAHNLYDSSTTRYKNVSFTDNFDLLRSEMNKFSPGGATASYQGIIKSAQYFEQLSDPNPRQLMVILSDGDDTNGGNGPMSRHEPVPTKALINQGLCNDIRAELNSRKTSDNRPVTFQIALIGFDYKVGRNPLTQCVGEDNVYDAANPDELLDIILNLISEEIGHLK
- a CDS encoding OmpA family protein — its product is MIFKFNKLFIVSALVSSSTVIANDASNIAFEQVCGTQSGATYIQVESGTAVSVIPNAGNMYQVQTEAKELDTRHFVDRLASQFALERECAEYLVNNGQFISGQYGDLLASVYFDFDRANLTPVSKQILDRIIEIADSPSNEFVLTGHTDSTGPQEYNFQLGLKRAGSVQAYLSELGLDNTQIDSKGETEPKASNTTSQGREQNRRVEVTL
- a CDS encoding CDP-alcohol phosphatidyltransferase family protein, with amino-acid sequence MLDRFSIKVIRWPLAQSAKVLDKLGVTANQTTLFGFALGCLAFPALIAEQYTLALVFVLLNRICDGLDGALARIQGISDAGGFLDISLDFLFYSLIPFGFVLANPEQNAVAGAFLIFSFIGTGTSFLAFAVMAGKRGIDNPVYKNKSLYYMSGLTEGTETIGCFILFCLLPQHFAVIAFLFGAACWFTTFTRIYSGFQTLNEAP